From Agrobacterium tumefaciens, a single genomic window includes:
- a CDS encoding DUF1328 domain-containing protein, translating to MLKWALIFFIISLVAGVFGFTGISAAAAGVARILFFIAVVIFLVFLVLALMAGSAVV from the coding sequence ATGCTGAAATGGGCCCTTATTTTCTTTATTATTTCTCTCGTCGCGGGCGTTTTCGGTTTTACCGGCATCTCCGCTGCGGCTGCGGGCGTTGCACGCATCCTGTTCTTTATCGCTGTGGTGATCTTCCTGGTGTTCCTGGTGCTCGCCCTGATGGCTGGCAGCGCCGTGGTTTAA
- a CDS encoding metal ABC transporter permease, giving the protein MIDTLLEPFTYGYMLNAIWVSALVGGVCGFLSAYLMLKGWSLIGDALSHAIVPGVAGAYMLGLPFSLGAFLSGGLAAGAMLFLNQKTRLKEDAIIGLIFTSFFGLGLFMVSLSPTSINIQTIVLGNILAITAEDTLQLALIGGISLLVLALKWRDFMVVFFDENHARTIGLRPEILKVIFFTLLAASTVAALQTVGAFLVVAMVVTPGATAYLLTDRFERLILMSFIIGAATSFTGAYLSYFLNGATGGVIVVLQTAIFLTAFVFAPKHGLLAARARAREALEDVQ; this is encoded by the coding sequence ATGATCGACACTCTTCTTGAGCCATTTACATATGGCTACATGCTGAACGCGATCTGGGTCAGCGCGCTTGTGGGCGGGGTATGTGGTTTTCTGTCTGCCTATCTGATGCTGAAAGGCTGGTCGTTGATTGGAGACGCTCTCTCCCATGCCATCGTCCCGGGTGTAGCAGGTGCTTATATGCTCGGCCTTCCCTTTTCTCTTGGCGCATTTTTGTCAGGTGGACTGGCGGCTGGCGCCATGCTGTTTTTAAACCAGAAGACGCGTCTGAAAGAAGACGCGATCATCGGGTTGATTTTTACATCGTTTTTCGGCCTTGGCCTGTTCATGGTCTCGCTCTCGCCAACTTCCATCAACATTCAGACCATTGTTCTCGGCAACATTCTGGCAATCACGGCCGAGGATACACTTCAGCTCGCATTGATCGGCGGCATCAGTCTGTTGGTTCTCGCACTCAAATGGCGGGATTTCATGGTTGTGTTCTTCGATGAAAATCATGCCCGCACCATTGGGCTGCGACCAGAAATCCTCAAGGTCATATTCTTCACGCTTCTTGCGGCCTCTACCGTTGCCGCATTACAGACTGTCGGTGCGTTTCTGGTGGTGGCAATGGTCGTCACCCCTGGCGCCACCGCCTACCTCCTGACCGATCGCTTCGAACGGTTGATCCTGATGAGCTTCATCATCGGGGCGGCAACAAGTTTCACCGGTGCCTATCTCAGCTACTTCCTGAATGGCGCAACCGGCGGCGTCATCGTCGTGCTTCAAACCGCGATATTCCTCACCGCCTTTGTCTTCGCTCCCAAGCATGGGCTCCTCGCAGCAAGGGCAAGAGCCAGGGAAGCGCTGGAGGACGTGCAATGA
- a CDS encoding metal ABC transporter permease, whose translation MSEYLELAILPFQLPFMQYAFIITLMIAIPMAMLSCLLVLKGWSLMGDAVSHAVLPGVVIAYIVGIPLSIGAFIAGMICALGTGFIKENSRIKEDTVLGIVFSGMFGLGLVLYVKVQSDVHLDHILFGDMLGISVADMIETGVIALLATLFLGVLRKDLLVNAFDAQHARAIGLPVRLLHYGLLMVLSLTVVGALKAVGIILSVAMLVAPGAIAFLLTRRFASMLLVAISVAVVASLAGIWLSFLIDSAPAPTIVLFMSLFFVATFIRTTIKARQTDVENRQMN comes from the coding sequence ATGAGCGAATACCTCGAGCTGGCGATTCTTCCGTTCCAGCTACCCTTCATGCAATACGCGTTCATCATCACCCTGATGATCGCAATACCCATGGCGATGCTGTCCTGCCTTCTCGTTCTGAAGGGCTGGTCATTGATGGGAGACGCGGTCTCGCACGCCGTCCTTCCCGGCGTGGTTATCGCCTATATTGTTGGCATTCCGCTTTCCATCGGCGCTTTCATCGCCGGCATGATCTGTGCTCTCGGCACCGGCTTCATCAAGGAAAACAGTCGTATCAAGGAAGATACCGTGCTCGGGATTGTTTTTTCCGGCATGTTTGGTCTCGGCCTGGTGCTCTACGTGAAGGTACAGAGCGACGTCCATCTCGATCATATTCTTTTTGGTGACATGCTCGGAATATCCGTCGCAGACATGATCGAAACAGGTGTGATTGCGCTCCTCGCCACCTTGTTCCTGGGGGTTCTGCGCAAGGACCTGCTGGTCAACGCCTTCGATGCGCAACATGCAAGAGCGATTGGCCTCCCCGTCCGTCTGCTGCACTACGGTCTGCTGATGGTACTTTCCCTGACTGTGGTGGGTGCATTGAAAGCCGTCGGTATCATCCTGTCGGTCGCCATGCTCGTTGCACCGGGAGCAATCGCCTTTTTGCTCACCAGACGGTTTGCTTCCATGCTGCTGGTGGCCATTTCGGTCGCGGTTGTCGCATCGCTTGCAGGAATATGGCTGAGCTTCCTGATTGACAGCGCGCCTGCACCGACAATCGTCCTTTTCATGAGCCTGTTTTTCGTTGCGACCTTCATTCGCACGACGATCAAGGCTCGACAGACAGATGTGGAAAATCGACAGATGAACTAA
- a CDS encoding IclR family transcriptional regulator, whose translation MTEEDSERYRAPALDKGLDILELLARTDGGLTQIEIAKAIGKSPNEFYRMLDRLVRRGYVQRQEGDRFSLTLKLFGLAHFHAPVRRLVSFATPLMRDFSQKAGQACHLAVYDRGSVVVIAQQESSTYWAMSIRVGAQMSLFHTGSGLVLLAFQTQGQRDIMIAEQLRGGSEAMPENLKERLLRVRDSGYESMDSLQTAGVRNISAPVLTLDGTALAVVTCPYITTLGGPAPSREDCEALIRDTARRISEVVAGEQGA comes from the coding sequence ATGACCGAAGAGGACAGCGAAAGGTATCGCGCACCCGCGCTCGACAAGGGGCTCGACATTCTCGAGCTGCTGGCGCGTACCGATGGTGGATTGACGCAGATCGAAATCGCCAAGGCGATCGGCAAAAGCCCTAACGAATTCTACCGTATGCTGGACCGCCTGGTGCGACGCGGATACGTTCAGCGTCAGGAGGGTGACCGCTTTTCTCTGACGCTGAAACTGTTCGGTCTGGCACATTTCCACGCACCCGTCCGGCGACTGGTTTCATTCGCCACTCCCCTGATGCGCGACTTTTCCCAGAAAGCGGGCCAGGCCTGCCACCTCGCCGTCTATGACCGCGGCAGCGTGGTGGTGATCGCTCAACAGGAATCGTCTACCTATTGGGCCATGTCGATACGCGTCGGCGCACAAATGAGCCTCTTTCATACGGGATCAGGGCTCGTTCTGCTTGCATTCCAGACGCAAGGCCAGCGGGACATCATGATCGCCGAGCAATTGCGAGGCGGAAGCGAGGCCATGCCTGAAAACCTTAAGGAACGGCTCCTCAGGGTACGGGATAGCGGTTATGAATCGATGGATAGCTTGCAGACCGCGGGTGTGCGGAATATTTCTGCTCCCGTCCTGACACTCGACGGGACCGCTCTTGCGGTCGTGACGTGCCCTTATATCACCACGCTCGGCGGCCCTGCTCCCTCCAGAGAAGATTGCGAAGCGCTGATAAGAGACACGGCAAGGCGGATTTCCGAGGTGGTCGCGGGCGAACAAGGCGCCTGA
- a CDS encoding SDR family oxidoreductase codes for MVQDFSGRTVVITAAGQGIGRAAAERFVSLGGRVIATDINEQALSTLKGAETRVLNVLDGDAVKAFAAEVGTADVLFNCAGFVHAGTILDCEEKDWDFSFDLNAKAMYRTCRAFLPGMLAKGKGAIVNMSSVASSVKGVPNRFAYTASKAAVIGLTKAIAADYVTKGVRCNAICPGTVDSPSLHDRLRATGNYEQALADFIARQPMGRIATAEEIAALVTYLASDEAGFTTGQAHVIDGGWTG; via the coding sequence ATGGTGCAGGATTTTAGCGGCCGGACAGTGGTCATTACCGCGGCTGGTCAGGGCATCGGTCGCGCAGCGGCCGAACGTTTTGTTTCACTCGGCGGTCGCGTCATTGCGACAGATATAAACGAGCAGGCCCTCTCGACGCTGAAAGGCGCAGAAACCCGTGTCCTGAACGTGTTGGACGGTGATGCGGTCAAGGCTTTTGCGGCTGAGGTCGGTACGGCGGATGTCCTGTTTAACTGCGCCGGGTTTGTCCACGCAGGAACCATCCTCGACTGCGAGGAAAAGGACTGGGATTTCTCCTTCGATCTTAATGCCAAGGCCATGTACCGGACGTGCCGTGCTTTCCTTCCCGGTATGCTGGCAAAGGGTAAGGGTGCGATCGTGAATATGTCGTCAGTTGCGTCCAGCGTCAAAGGCGTTCCCAACCGTTTTGCCTATACCGCGTCCAAGGCTGCCGTCATTGGGCTTACGAAGGCGATCGCTGCGGACTATGTCACCAAGGGCGTCAGATGCAATGCGATCTGCCCCGGCACTGTCGACAGCCCGTCGCTGCACGATCGTCTGCGCGCCACGGGTAACTATGAACAGGCTCTTGCCGACTTCATCGCGCGCCAGCCGATGGGACGGATTGCCACTGCAGAAGAGATCGCTGCACTTGTCACCTATCTCGCGTCAGACGAGGCTGGTTTCACGACAGGCCAAGCCCATGTCATTGACGGCGGTTGGACCGGCTGA